A part of Streptomyces sp. NBC_01451 genomic DNA contains:
- a CDS encoding F0F1 ATP synthase subunit B: MNHALVQLAAEAEKENPLIPPWPELVIGLIAFVIVFGFLAKKLLPTINKVLEERREAIEGGIEKAEAAQTEAQSVLEQYKAQLAEARHEAARLRQEAQEQGATLIAEMRAEGQRQREEIVAAGHSQLDADRKAASSALRQDVGRLATELAGKLVGESLEDHARQSRVIDRFLDDLEEKAEATR, from the coding sequence GTGAACCACGCACTGGTTCAGCTGGCGGCCGAGGCGGAGAAGGAAAACCCTCTCATTCCGCCGTGGCCGGAGCTTGTCATCGGCCTGATCGCCTTCGTCATCGTCTTCGGCTTCCTCGCCAAGAAGCTCCTCCCGACCATCAACAAGGTTCTGGAAGAGCGGCGCGAGGCCATCGAGGGCGGTATCGAGAAGGCCGAGGCCGCTCAGACCGAGGCCCAGAGTGTCCTCGAGCAGTACAAGGCCCAGCTCGCCGAGGCCCGGCACGAGGCCGCGCGTCTGCGCCAGGAGGCGCAGGAGCAGGGCGCCACGCTCATCGCGGAGATGCGCGCGGAAGGCCAGCGGCAGCGCGAGGAGATCGTCGCCGCCGGTCACTCCCAGCTCGACGCCGACCGCAAGGCCGCCTCGTCCGCGCTTCGCCAGGACGTCGGCAGGCTCGCCACCGAGCTGGCCGGCAAGCTCGTCGGTGAGTCCCTTGAGGACCACGCCCGGCAGAGCCGTGTGATCGACCGCTTCCTCGACGACCTCGAGGAGAAGGCCGAGGCGACTCGATGA
- the atpE gene encoding ATP synthase F0 subunit C — translation MSALQTLAAVEGNLGSIGYGLAAIGPGVGVGIIFGNGTQALARQPEAAGLIRANQILGFAFCEALALIGLVMPFVY, via the coding sequence ATGTCCGCTCTCCAGACCCTTGCTGCGGTCGAAGGCAACCTCGGCTCCATCGGTTACGGCCTCGCCGCGATCGGCCCGGGCGTCGGCGTCGGCATCATCTTCGGTAACGGCACCCAGGCCCTGGCCCGTCAGCCCGAAGCGGCCGGCCTGATCCGCGCCAACCAGATCCTCGGCTTCGCGTTCTGTGAGGCGCTGGCCCTCATCGGCCTCGTCATGCCGTTCGTCTACTAA
- the atpB gene encoding F0F1 ATP synthase subunit A → MSADPTQVLAFETDCHLFDGCGFPAPGLHSFMFEPLWGDADGNGLYFNKPMLLALLGSIIVVGFFWAAFRKPKMVPGKLQMVAEAGYDFVRRGIVYETIGKKEGDKYVPLAVSLFFFIWMMNIWSIIPIASFPVTSIIAYPAVLAAIVYITWVSLTFKRHGFVGAFKNFTGYDKTLGAVLPLAMTIEFFSNLVVRPFTHAVRLFANMFAGHTLLLLFTIASWYMLNGIGIAYSGVSFVMVIVMTAFELFIQAVQAYVFVLLTCTFIQGALAEHH, encoded by the coding sequence GTGAGTGCTGACCCGACGCAGGTGCTCGCCTTCGAGACCGATTGCCACCTCTTCGACGGTTGTGGCTTCCCGGCTCCGGGCCTGCATTCGTTCATGTTCGAGCCGCTTTGGGGCGACGCCGACGGCAACGGGCTCTACTTCAACAAGCCCATGCTGCTCGCGCTGCTCGGGTCCATCATCGTGGTGGGGTTCTTCTGGGCCGCGTTCCGTAAGCCCAAGATGGTTCCCGGCAAACTGCAGATGGTCGCCGAGGCCGGTTACGACTTCGTCCGGCGCGGCATCGTCTACGAGACGATCGGCAAGAAGGAGGGCGACAAGTACGTACCGCTTGCCGTCTCGCTCTTCTTCTTCATCTGGATGATGAACATCTGGTCGATCATCCCGATCGCCTCGTTCCCCGTGACCTCGATCATCGCCTACCCGGCGGTTCTCGCGGCCATCGTCTACATCACCTGGGTCTCACTGACCTTCAAGCGGCACGGTTTCGTCGGCGCCTTCAAGAACTTCACCGGCTACGACAAGACGTTGGGCGCGGTGCTCCCGCTGGCCATGACGATCGAGTTCTTCTCGAACCTGGTGGTCCGCCCGTTCACGCACGCCGTGCGACTGTTCGCGAACATGTTCGCCGGTCACACCCTGCTGCTGCTCTTCACGATCGCCAGCTGGTACATGCTGAACGGCATCGGCATCGCGTACTCGGGTGTCTCCTTCGTGATGGTCATCGTGATGACCGCCTTCGAACTCTTCATCCAGGCAGTGCAGGCGTACGTCTTCGTCCTCCTGACCTGCACCTTCATCCAGGGCGCGCTCGCCGAGCACCACTGA
- a CDS encoding MraY family glycosyltransferase, whose translation MREYLLTLCITAAVTYLLTGPVRKFAIVAGAMPEIRARDVHREPTPRLGGIAMFFGLCAGLLVADHLTNLHEVFKNSNEPRALLSGAALIWLIGVLDDKFEIDALIKLGGQMIAAGVMVMQGLTILWLPIPSVGNVALTQWQGTLLTVALVVITINAVNFVDGLDGLAAGMVCIASAAFFLYAYRVWVSYGIEAAAPATLFSVILMGMCLGFLPHNMHPARIFMGDSGSMLIGLVLAAGAISITGQIDPDAMNLFSGSERNTVHQMVPVYIPLLMPLTIIAIPAADLVLAIVRRTWRGQSPFAADRGHLHHRLLEVGHSHSRAVLIMYFWSALIGFGALSYSVNNASMWIVLSVVALSAIGLVLLLLPRFTPRTPRWAERFVPPRYRRGRTAEEAGATAPAASVPAMADEEAAPEHRAPVRAGVSGVNGATAIGPRSRLLDRRKAGSSR comes from the coding sequence GTGCGTGAATACCTGCTGACGCTCTGCATCACGGCCGCGGTGACGTATCTGCTGACCGGGCCGGTACGGAAGTTCGCGATCGTGGCCGGAGCGATGCCGGAGATCAGGGCCCGTGACGTGCACCGGGAACCCACTCCGCGGCTCGGCGGGATCGCGATGTTCTTCGGGCTGTGCGCCGGACTGCTGGTCGCCGACCACCTCACCAACCTCCACGAGGTCTTCAAGAACTCGAACGAGCCGCGGGCACTGCTCTCCGGCGCCGCGCTCATCTGGCTGATCGGCGTGCTGGACGACAAGTTCGAGATCGACGCCCTGATCAAGCTGGGCGGCCAGATGATCGCCGCCGGCGTCATGGTCATGCAGGGTCTGACGATCCTGTGGCTGCCGATCCCGTCCGTGGGCAACGTCGCGCTGACGCAGTGGCAGGGCACCCTGCTGACGGTGGCGCTGGTCGTCATCACCATCAACGCCGTCAACTTCGTCGACGGCCTGGACGGTCTCGCGGCCGGCATGGTGTGCATCGCCTCGGCGGCGTTCTTCCTCTACGCCTACCGCGTCTGGGTCTCGTACGGCATCGAGGCCGCCGCCCCGGCCACCCTGTTCTCGGTGATCCTGATGGGCATGTGCCTCGGCTTCCTGCCGCACAACATGCATCCCGCCCGGATCTTCATGGGCGACTCCGGGTCGATGCTCATCGGCCTGGTGCTGGCCGCCGGCGCGATCTCCATCACCGGGCAGATCGACCCCGACGCGATGAACCTGTTCTCCGGGTCCGAGCGCAACACCGTGCACCAGATGGTGCCGGTCTACATCCCGCTGCTGATGCCGCTCACCATCATCGCGATCCCGGCCGCCGACCTCGTGCTGGCCATCGTGCGGCGCACCTGGCGCGGACAGTCGCCGTTCGCGGCCGACCGGGGGCATCTGCACCACCGGCTGCTGGAGGTCGGGCACTCGCACAGCAGGGCCGTCCTGATCATGTACTTCTGGTCGGCGCTGATCGGCTTCGGCGCCCTGTCCTACTCGGTCAACAACGCGTCCATGTGGATCGTCCTCAGTGTGGTGGCACTGAGCGCGATCGGACTCGTACTCCTGCTGCTGCCGCGCTTCACGCCGCGCACCCCGCGCTGGGCCGAGCGGTTCGTGCCGCCGCGCTACCGGCGCGGCCGCACGGCGGAGGAGGCCGGTGCGACGGCGCCCGCCGCCTCGGTGCCGGCCATGGCCGACGAGGAGGCCGCCCCCGAACACCGCGCTCCGGTGCGGGCCGGCGTCTCGGGTGTCAACGGAGCGACGGCGATCGGCCCCCGTTCGCGGCTCCTTGACCGACGTAAAGCCGGGTCGTCGCGCTGA
- the glyA gene encoding serine hydroxymethyltransferase: protein MSVTHAFESDGAVDVLRRQDPELAEVLLGEAERQSTTLQLIAAENFASPAVLAALGSPLANKYAEGYPGARHHGGCEIVDVAERLAVERARALFGAEHANVQSHSGSSAVLAAYAALLRPGDTVLALGLHHGGHLTHGSPANFSGRWFDFVPYGVDAESGLIDYEQVRALARTHRPKAVVCGSIAYPRHIDYAAFREIADEAGAYLIADAAHPIGLVAGGAAPSPVPYADVVCATTHKVLRGPRGGMLLCGAELAERVDRAVFPFTQGGAQMHTIAAKAVAFGEAATPAFTAYAHQVVANARVLAAGLAAEGFVVTTGGTDTHLITVDPAPLGVDGRAARGLLSAAGVVLDCCPLPHGEARGLRLGTAAPTTQGMGEAEMARIAVLLADVLRGAVESGGARDEVRELTGRFPPYPGR, encoded by the coding sequence ATGTCGGTCACGCATGCCTTTGAGAGCGATGGCGCTGTTGACGTACTGCGCCGGCAGGACCCCGAGCTGGCCGAGGTGCTGCTCGGGGAGGCCGAACGGCAGTCGACGACGCTCCAGCTGATCGCCGCCGAGAACTTCGCCTCGCCCGCCGTGCTCGCCGCGCTCGGCTCGCCGCTCGCCAACAAGTACGCCGAGGGCTATCCCGGCGCCCGGCACCACGGCGGCTGCGAGATCGTCGACGTCGCCGAGCGCCTCGCCGTGGAGCGGGCCAGGGCCCTGTTCGGCGCCGAACACGCCAACGTCCAGTCCCACTCCGGGTCTTCGGCCGTTCTGGCCGCCTACGCCGCCCTCCTGCGCCCCGGTGACACCGTCCTAGCCCTCGGGCTGCACCACGGCGGGCATCTCACGCACGGGTCGCCCGCAAACTTCTCCGGCCGCTGGTTCGACTTCGTCCCCTACGGCGTCGACGCGGAGAGCGGCCTCATCGACTACGAGCAGGTGCGCGCCCTCGCCCGTACGCATCGACCCAAGGCCGTCGTCTGCGGGTCCATCGCCTACCCCCGGCACATCGACTACGCCGCCTTCCGCGAGATCGCCGACGAGGCGGGCGCCTACCTCATCGCGGATGCCGCGCACCCCATCGGACTCGTCGCCGGGGGAGCGGCGCCCAGCCCCGTGCCGTACGCCGACGTCGTCTGCGCGACCACCCACAAGGTGCTGCGCGGACCGCGCGGCGGAATGCTGCTGTGCGGCGCCGAGCTCGCGGAACGGGTCGACCGGGCGGTTTTCCCGTTCACCCAGGGGGGCGCGCAGATGCACACGATCGCCGCCAAGGCAGTCGCCTTCGGCGAGGCGGCGACCCCGGCCTTCACGGCGTACGCCCATCAGGTGGTCGCCAACGCCCGGGTGCTGGCGGCGGGGCTGGCCGCCGAGGGGTTCGTGGTGACGACAGGCGGGACGGACACGCACCTGATCACGGTCGACCCGGCGCCCCTGGGCGTGGACGGACGTGCCGCGCGAGGCCTGCTTTCCGCCGCAGGAGTGGTTCTGGACTGCTGTCCGCTGCCCCACGGGGAGGCGCGCGGGCTGCGGCTGGGGACGGCCGCGCCGACCACCCAGGGGATGGGGGAGGCGGAGATGGCGCGGATCGCGGTGCTGCTGGCGGATGTGCTGCGTGGGGCTGTCGAGAGCGGTGGGGCGCGTGACGAAGTGCGGGAGCTGACCGGTAGATTTCCGCCGTATCCCGGGCGATGA
- a CDS encoding arsenate reductase/protein-tyrosine-phosphatase family protein, with protein sequence MTAPDAGRGIGMRTGVTGAQHWNGASRDAFRILYVSTGNVCRSPITERLTRHALADRLGDPLWGGLIVESAGTWGHEGAPMEANAEAVLAEFGADPSGFTGRELLDEHVIRADLVLTATRDHRAQVISMGHSAGLRTFTLKEFTRLVKAIDPATLPPLDDGMIERARALVRAAAALRGWLLAPTAEADEVYDPYGAPLTFFRSIGDEIQQALDPVVTALTGVPAKA encoded by the coding sequence TTGACAGCCCCTGACGCGGGGCGTGGCATAGGCATGCGCACGGGGGTCACGGGGGCTCAGCACTGGAACGGGGCCTCGCGGGACGCCTTCCGCATCCTCTATGTCAGCACCGGAAACGTCTGCCGCTCACCGATCACCGAGCGGCTGACCCGGCATGCCCTGGCGGACCGGCTCGGCGACCCGCTGTGGGGCGGCCTCATCGTGGAGAGCGCCGGTACGTGGGGCCACGAGGGCGCGCCCATGGAGGCCAACGCGGAGGCGGTCCTCGCGGAGTTCGGCGCGGACCCCTCCGGCTTCACCGGGCGCGAGCTGCTCGACGAGCACGTCATCCGGGCCGACCTGGTGCTGACGGCCACGCGTGACCACCGCGCGCAGGTCATCTCCATGGGCCACTCGGCGGGCCTGCGCACCTTCACGCTGAAGGAGTTCACCCGCCTGGTGAAGGCGATAGACCCGGCGACCCTGCCCCCGCTCGACGACGGCATGATCGAACGGGCGCGCGCACTGGTCCGCGCCGCGGCGGCTCTACGCGGGTGGCTCCTCGCGCCCACCGCGGAGGCGGACGAGGTGTACGACCCGTACGGGGCGCCCCTGACCTTCTTCCGGTCGATCGGGGACGAGATACAGCAGGCGTTGGATCCGGTCGTGACGGCGTTGACCGGGGTGCCTGCGAAGGCCTGA
- a CDS encoding L-threonylcarbamoyladenylate synthase, translating to MARRYDTNDATDRTTGLREAASAVRRGELVVLPTDTVYGIGADAFSSEAVTDLLEAKGRGRGMPTPVLIGSPNTLHGLVTDFSEMAWELVDAFWPGALTLVAKHQPSLQWDLGDTRGTVAVRMPLHPVAIELLTEVGPMAVSSANLTGHPSPEDCDAAQEMLGDSVSVYLDGGPTPGIIPSSIVDVTGKVPVLLRAGALSAEELRKVVPDLEVAN from the coding sequence ATGGCTCGGCGATACGACACCAACGACGCGACCGACCGCACGACCGGTCTGCGCGAGGCCGCGTCCGCCGTCCGCCGCGGCGAGCTGGTGGTCCTCCCGACCGACACGGTCTACGGCATCGGTGCCGACGCGTTCTCCTCCGAGGCCGTCACCGACCTGCTGGAGGCGAAGGGCCGTGGTCGTGGCATGCCCACGCCCGTCCTGATCGGCTCCCCGAACACCCTGCACGGCCTCGTCACGGACTTCTCCGAGATGGCCTGGGAGCTCGTCGACGCCTTCTGGCCGGGCGCCCTGACCCTCGTCGCCAAGCACCAGCCGTCCCTCCAGTGGGACCTCGGGGACACTCGCGGCACGGTCGCCGTACGCATGCCGCTGCACCCGGTGGCGATCGAACTGCTGACCGAGGTCGGCCCCATGGCGGTCTCCTCCGCCAACCTGACGGGCCACCCGTCCCCCGAGGACTGCGACGCCGCCCAGGAGATGCTCGGCGACTCCGTCTCCGTCTACCTGGACGGCGGCCCCACGCCCGGAATCATCCCGTCGTCGATCGTCGACGTCACGGGCAAGGTGCCGGTCCTGCTGCGCGCGGGCGCACTGTCGGCCGAAGAGCTGCGCAAGGTGGTCCCCGACCTCGAGGTGGCGAATTGA
- the prmC gene encoding peptide chain release factor N(5)-glutamine methyltransferase, which translates to MLLAEVAQATQRLADAGVPSPRNDAEELAAFVHGVKRGTLHTVKDVDFDARYWEVIARREAREPLQHITGRAFFRYLELQVGPGVFVPRPETESVVGWAIDAVRAMDVVEPLIVDLCTGSGAIALALAQEVPRSRVHAVELSEDALAWTRKNMEGSRVDLRQGNALDAFQDLDGQVDLVISNPPYIPLTEWEYVAPEARDHDPELALFSGEDGLDLIRGLERTAHRLLRPGGVVVVEHADTQGGQVPWIFTEERGWADAADHPDLNNRPRFATARRATP; encoded by the coding sequence TTGCTGCTCGCGGAGGTGGCCCAGGCCACCCAGCGGCTGGCCGACGCGGGCGTGCCCTCGCCGCGCAACGACGCGGAGGAACTCGCCGCGTTCGTGCACGGCGTGAAGCGCGGCACGCTGCACACCGTCAAGGACGTGGACTTCGACGCCCGCTACTGGGAGGTCATCGCCCGTCGCGAGGCCCGCGAGCCGCTCCAGCACATCACCGGACGCGCCTTCTTCCGCTACCTGGAACTCCAGGTCGGACCGGGCGTGTTCGTACCCCGTCCCGAGACCGAGTCGGTCGTCGGCTGGGCCATAGACGCCGTCCGCGCGATGGACGTCGTCGAGCCGCTGATCGTCGACCTGTGCACCGGTTCCGGCGCCATCGCGCTCGCCCTCGCCCAGGAGGTCCCGCGCTCCCGGGTGCACGCCGTGGAGCTGTCCGAGGACGCCCTGGCGTGGACCCGCAAGAACATGGAGGGGTCCAGGGTCGACCTGCGGCAGGGCAACGCCCTGGACGCCTTCCAGGACCTCGACGGCCAGGTCGACCTGGTCATCTCCAACCCGCCGTACATCCCGCTCACCGAGTGGGAGTACGTCGCCCCGGAGGCCCGGGACCACGATCCCGAACTCGCCCTGTTCTCGGGCGAGGACGGCCTCGACCTCATCCGGGGCCTCGAACGCACCGCACACCGTCTGCTGCGCCCCGGCGGCGTCGTCGTCGTCGAGCACGCGGACACCCAGGGCGGCCAGGTGCCGTGGATCTTCACCGAGGAGCGGGGCTGGGCCGACGCGGCCGACCACCCGGACCTCAACAACCGCCCGCGCTTCGCGACGGCCCGCAGGGCAACGCCGTGA
- the prfA gene encoding peptide chain release factor 1, with product MFEAVEDLLTEHADLEKKLADPSVHADQANARKLNKRYAELTPIVGTYRSWKQTGDDIGTAKEFAVDDPDFAAEVKELEKQREELTEKLRLLLVPRDPNDDKDVILEVKAGAGGDESALFAGDLLRMYLRYAERVGWKTEIIDATESELGGYKDVQVAVKTKGGQGATEPGQGVWARLKYEGGVHRVQRVPATESQGRIHTSAAGVLVTPEAEEVDVEINPNDLRIDVYRSSGPGGQSVNTTDSAVRITHVPTGVVASCQNEKSQLQNKEQAMRILRSRLLAAAVEEAEKEAADARRSQVRTVDRSEKIRTYNFPENRLSDHRVGFKSYNLDQVLDGDLDAVIQACVDADSAAKLAAA from the coding sequence ATGTTCGAGGCCGTCGAGGATCTGCTCACCGAGCACGCCGACCTGGAGAAGAAGCTCGCCGACCCGTCGGTGCACGCCGACCAGGCCAACGCGCGCAAGCTCAACAAGCGCTACGCCGAGCTGACCCCGATCGTCGGGACCTACCGCTCCTGGAAGCAGACCGGGGACGACATCGGCACGGCGAAGGAGTTCGCTGTCGACGACCCCGACTTCGCCGCCGAGGTCAAGGAACTGGAGAAGCAGCGCGAGGAGCTCACCGAGAAGCTGCGCCTGCTGCTCGTTCCGCGTGACCCCAACGACGACAAGGACGTGATCCTGGAGGTCAAGGCCGGCGCGGGCGGCGACGAGTCCGCCCTGTTCGCCGGTGACCTCCTGCGGATGTATCTCCGGTACGCCGAGCGCGTCGGGTGGAAGACCGAGATCATCGACGCCACCGAGTCCGAGCTGGGCGGCTACAAGGACGTCCAGGTCGCGGTGAAGACCAAGGGCGGCCAGGGTGCCACCGAGCCCGGCCAGGGCGTCTGGGCCCGGCTGAAGTACGAGGGCGGGGTGCACCGCGTGCAGCGCGTGCCCGCGACCGAGTCCCAGGGCCGTATCCACACCTCCGCGGCCGGTGTCCTGGTCACCCCCGAGGCGGAGGAGGTCGACGTGGAGATCAACCCGAACGACCTCCGCATCGACGTGTACCGCTCCTCCGGTCCCGGCGGACAGTCCGTCAACACGACCGACTCCGCGGTGCGCATCACGCACGTTCCCACCGGAGTCGTCGCCTCCTGCCAGAACGAGAAGAGCCAGCTGCAGAACAAGGAGCAGGCGATGCGTATCCTGCGCTCCAGGCTCCTCGCGGCAGCCGTGGAGGAAGCGGAGAAGGAGGCCGCCGACGCCCGCCGCAGCCAGGTCCGCACCGTCGACCGCTCCGAGAAGATCCGTACGTACAACTTCCCGGAGAATCGCCTCTCGGACCACCGCGTCGGCTTCAAGTCGTACAACCTCGACCAGGTGCTGGACGGCGACCTCGACGCCGTCATCCAGGCCTGTGTCGACGCGGACTCCGCAGCGAAGCTCGCGGCAGCGTAA
- the rpmE gene encoding 50S ribosomal protein L31 has translation MKREVHPEYVETQVSCTCGASFTTRSTITSGTIRAEVCSECHPFYTGKQKILDTGGRVARFEARFGKAAAGSTK, from the coding sequence TTGAAGCGCGAAGTCCACCCCGAGTACGTCGAGACGCAGGTCAGCTGCACCTGTGGCGCGTCGTTCACCACCCGCAGCACGATCACGAGCGGCACCATCCGCGCCGAGGTCTGCTCCGAGTGCCACCCGTTCTACACGGGCAAGCAGAAGATCCTCGACACCGGTGGCCGCGTGGCCCGCTTCGAGGCCCGCTTCGGCAAGGCCGCTGCCGGCTCCACGAAGTAG
- a CDS encoding LCP family protein, with protein MSAESNPLDPAKPGTPQAPGVPGAPGKRGSRRKPRGKHSRALLVTAWIAAAIVVLGGTGLGYVYFKLNGNIKSVDINQVLGTDRPTNVDNGSEDILVLGSDTRSGANKKLGGGADDGSARSDTAMIVHVYEGHKKASVVSIPRDTLVDRPLCTDAKGVTHDPASGVMFNSAYSTGGAACAVKTVESLTGIRMDHYIEVDFTGFQKLVDELGGVQVTTTKDIKDSDSHLNLKAGTHKLNGVQALGLVRTRHGVGDGSDLGRIQLQQAFIKALVDQIKDVGVLSNPKKLFDLADTATKAVTTDSDLGSVRSLTSFATGLKSISSAHMTMITMPVEYDPANPNRVIVDKAKARLVWNALKADRPIPAAATKGTAKGDAAGVVS; from the coding sequence ATGTCCGCCGAGAGCAATCCGCTTGATCCAGCCAAGCCAGGGACGCCACAGGCACCAGGGGTGCCAGGAGCGCCGGGTAAGCGAGGCAGCCGCCGCAAGCCCCGGGGCAAGCACTCCAGGGCCCTGCTCGTCACGGCCTGGATCGCCGCCGCCATCGTCGTGCTCGGCGGCACCGGTCTCGGATACGTGTACTTCAAGCTCAACGGCAACATCAAGAGCGTCGACATCAACCAGGTCCTGGGCACCGACCGCCCGACCAACGTCGACAACGGCTCCGAGGACATCCTGGTCCTGGGCTCGGACACCCGCTCCGGCGCCAACAAGAAGCTCGGCGGCGGCGCGGACGACGGCAGCGCACGCTCGGACACCGCGATGATCGTCCACGTGTACGAGGGCCACAAGAAGGCGAGCGTGGTCTCCATACCCCGGGACACGCTCGTCGACCGCCCCCTGTGCACCGACGCCAAGGGCGTCACGCACGACCCGGCCTCCGGCGTGATGTTCAACTCCGCCTACTCCACGGGCGGCGCCGCCTGCGCGGTGAAGACCGTCGAGTCGCTCACCGGTATCCGCATGGACCACTACATCGAGGTCGACTTCACCGGCTTCCAGAAGCTCGTCGACGAACTGGGCGGCGTGCAGGTGACCACGACGAAGGACATCAAGGACTCCGACAGCCACCTGAACCTGAAGGCCGGTACGCACAAGCTGAACGGCGTGCAGGCGCTCGGCCTGGTCCGCACCCGCCACGGCGTCGGCGACGGCTCCGACCTCGGCCGCATCCAGCTCCAGCAGGCGTTCATCAAGGCCCTCGTCGACCAGATCAAGGACGTAGGGGTCCTCAGCAACCCCAAGAAGCTCTTCGACCTGGCGGACACCGCCACCAAGGCCGTCACGACCGACTCCGACCTGGGCTCGGTCCGGTCGCTGACCTCCTTCGCGACGGGCCTCAAGAGCATCAGCTCCGCCCACATGACTATGATCACCATGCCGGTGGAGTACGACCCGGCCAACCCCAACAGGGTCATAGTCGACAAGGCCAAGGCCCGCCTGGTCTGGAACGCACTCAAGGCCGACCGGCCCATCCCGGCAGCCGCGACAAAGGGCACGGCGAAGGGCGACGCGGCGGGTGTGGTGAGCTAG
- a CDS encoding trypsin-like serine protease, which produces MRIAVPVIAAGLAAAVTGALMMSSANAATALPKPTTDLSRSAPSTAELKQRVAGAAAGDGTLASKKTAFTAGSVGGTKDAKIIGGSTTTISAAPYMAQLWYYDDKGTPDATGDDVDFFCGGAVIAPTKVLTAAHCVKGYNWNANGAVITGTATLPDADGNTNGTVSGVWRQWSNPSYSSVTFDNDIAVLTLAYPVKAPPIRMTTSGDTTSYKALTNAKVYGWGRTSSTTQDISATLKTATLPIQSDATCAGKYGSDFVKGHMVCAGKPATGSDTGTTTTCNGDSGGPLVVAGKVVGVVSWGVTDCVETGAYSVFSKVTSYVGAVYPRVEDANLSGDQMADLWLRRASTKVGYEKDSKGTSFGASEPWGNWDGVNVVLQTDLNRDDYQDLVIRDSGSGAVYWMHYVPNADGSAGSWATKTIFANWKTRTRIITPGDVTGDYKPDVLSVDSAGALWIYPGNGNGTFGTPSKVSTGWNQYSSIVGHGDFTGDGKADLLARTRTGGVGYLLKGNGKTGSQAFAARVKVRTWSGFNTLVTPGDVTGDGKADLLARTPAGTMYLYPGTGKGTSEIFGTPKSVGTDYKQWDIIS; this is translated from the coding sequence GTGCGGATCGCCGTTCCCGTGATCGCCGCCGGCCTCGCCGCCGCGGTCACCGGCGCGCTGATGATGTCGTCCGCGAACGCGGCCACCGCCCTGCCGAAGCCCACCACGGACCTGAGCCGCAGCGCGCCGAGCACGGCGGAGCTCAAGCAGCGCGTCGCGGGTGCGGCCGCCGGTGACGGCACCCTGGCTTCCAAGAAGACGGCGTTCACCGCCGGCTCCGTCGGCGGCACCAAGGACGCGAAGATCATCGGTGGTTCGACGACCACCATCTCGGCGGCCCCGTACATGGCCCAGCTCTGGTACTACGACGACAAGGGCACCCCGGACGCGACCGGCGACGACGTCGACTTCTTCTGCGGCGGCGCGGTCATCGCGCCGACGAAGGTCCTCACCGCCGCGCACTGCGTCAAGGGCTACAACTGGAACGCCAACGGTGCCGTCATCACCGGTACCGCGACGCTTCCGGACGCCGACGGGAACACGAACGGGACCGTCTCTGGCGTCTGGCGCCAGTGGAGCAACCCGTCGTACAGCTCGGTGACGTTCGACAACGACATCGCCGTCCTGACACTCGCGTACCCCGTCAAGGCCCCGCCGATCCGGATGACGACGTCCGGCGACACCACCTCGTACAAGGCGCTCACCAACGCCAAGGTCTACGGCTGGGGGCGCACCAGCTCCACCACCCAGGACATCTCCGCGACCCTGAAGACGGCCACGCTGCCCATCCAGTCCGACGCCACCTGCGCGGGCAAGTACGGCAGCGACTTCGTCAAGGGGCACATGGTCTGCGCGGGCAAGCCCGCCACCGGAAGCGACACCGGTACCACCACGACATGCAACGGCGACTCCGGCGGCCCGCTCGTGGTCGCGGGCAAGGTCGTGGGCGTTGTGTCGTGGGGTGTGACGGACTGCGTCGAGACGGGCGCCTACAGCGTCTTCTCGAAGGTCACCTCGTACGTCGGCGCCGTGTACCCGCGGGTCGAGGACGCGAACCTCAGCGGCGACCAGATGGCCGACCTGTGGCTGCGCCGCGCCTCCACCAAGGTCGGCTACGAGAAGGACTCCAAGGGCACCAGCTTCGGTGCGAGCGAGCCCTGGGGCAACTGGGACGGCGTCAACGTCGTCCTCCAGACCGACCTGAACCGGGACGACTACCAGGACCTGGTGATCCGCGACAGCGGCTCCGGTGCCGTCTACTGGATGCACTACGTGCCCAATGCCGACGGCAGTGCCGGAAGCTGGGCCACGAAGACGATCTTCGCCAACTGGAAGACCCGCACCCGGATCATCACCCCGGGTGACGTCACCGGCGACTACAAGCCCGACGTCCTCTCGGTCGACTCCGCGGGCGCCCTGTGGATCTACCCGGGCAACGGCAACGGCACCTTCGGGACGCCGTCGAAGGTCTCCACCGGCTGGAACCAGTACAGCTCGATCGTCGGCCACGGCGACTTCACCGGTGACGGCAAGGCCGACCTGCTGGCCCGCACCAGGACCGGCGGGGTCGGTTACCTCCTCAAGGGCAACGGCAAGACCGGCTCCCAGGCCTTCGCGGCCCGGGTCAAGGTGCGCACCTGGAGCGGCTTCAACACCCTGGTCACCCCCGGTGACGTGACCGGCGACGGAAAGGCCGACCTCCTGGCCCGTACGCCCGCCGGGACGATGTACCTCTACCCGGGTACCGGCAAGGGCACGAGCGAGATCTTCGGCACACCGAAGTCCGTCGGAACCGACTACAAGCAGTGGGACATCATCAGCTGA